A genomic segment from Conger conger chromosome 2, fConCon1.1, whole genome shotgun sequence encodes:
- the dbf4b gene encoding protein DBF4 homolog B, with protein sequence MQRWTWVQDLLGPQQLKGRSFYLDCVKSRHSSLLVEAIADLGGSVESFLNKDVNVVISGSQEAWLECQPSEVQRAAGGTKAMAPGSPVSAHHRQSEDSTGSQRPATPRPPVCGSRGRALLEKAISNNERCRGSSVLANARLWGVKIVHVADFLLYVERLKVATAQAKNKKAERLYRVVGGAPSTCGSTGGLQQVSPQQ encoded by the exons ATGCAGCGCTGGACATGGGTACAGGACCTGTTGGGCCCACAGCAGCTGAAAGGAAGGTCCTTTTATCTGGATTGCGTGAAGAGTCGCCATTCTTCTCTACTGGTGGAGGCCATTGCTGATCTTGGAGGG AGTGTGGAAAGCTTCCTCAATAAAGATGTGAATGTTGTGATATCCGGCAGCCAGGAGGCTTGGCTTGAGTGTCAGCCGAGTGAGGTTCAGAGAGCGGCAGGTGGGACGAAGGCTATGGCCCCTGGCTCCCCGGTCTCTGCCCACCACAGACAGTCTGAGGACAGCACAGGCAGCCAGCGCCCTGCCACTCCCAGACCGCCT GTGTGTGGTAGCCGTGGAAGGGCCCTGCTGGAAAAAGCAATCAGCAACAAC GAACGCTGTCGTGGAAGCAGTGTACTGGCCAATGCTCGGTTGTGGGGGGTGAAGATTGTGCATGTGGCTG ATTTTCTCTTGTACGTAGAAAGATTGAAGGTGGCAACTGCCCAGGCCAAAAACAAGAAGGCGGAG CGGCTGTACCGCGTGGTTGGAGGAGCGCCTTCAACGTGCGGCTCGACCGGCGGACTGCAGCAGGTGTCGCCCCAACAGTGA